One window of the Nicotiana tabacum cultivar K326 chromosome 4, ASM71507v2, whole genome shotgun sequence genome contains the following:
- the LOC107785253 gene encoding uncharacterized protein LOC107785253 isoform X6, which produces MGCEKEASDECKQNSLLFHGKRVSSFFKVMIDKSFRKILYFPPMFARSVSHLTDQETYLEDSSGQRWRVTVCDHKGSLAIRQGWPKFSSEHGLNLGDFLVFYYVEGQYFIVQIYDKSGCQKIKFYSDFCKGKRKTRTYPEKTSQVKLLQTTDINPVNKRSKISAVSESEKVTCKAHITKFATNIDADTGKGQLVYPAVYVDESFCMVDRDAQYHQGDDRLCLHLSSFEMPASKPLAEGTSSLLKADDGNSNHVETNLRSQTEPNLVVVADYLNSEELLPKFEAEITGTDMVPAEDIPLLSQKDQNDCPSGIISSSFLKPAANVNKNDDVSNVTKYQNHWMSINQITREKSNDASQFARETRLVKKEFEETAAKAYYPARAISARETRLVKKEFEETAAKAYYPARAISDSGKEPANGNEKVIKSEPADSGDMPSLTAVSYSCLLEVDGRDFLELPESWRKYLMKKAKLERWIIFLRGPDKKIWPILYHRRSGVDVLTNGWKFFAAAYGLNRGDDCLFELENQLECIFAVRKL; this is translated from the exons ATGGGATGCGAGAAGGAAGCATCTGATGAGTGCAAGCAAAACAGCCTCTTGTTTCATGGAAAGAGGGTTTCTTCTTTCTTTAAAGTGATGATCGACAAAAGTTTCCGCAAAATTCTG TACTTTCCCCCCATGTTTGCTCGATCAGTTTCACACCTGACTGATCAGGAAACTTATCTGGAGGACTCGAGTGGACAGAGATGGAGGGTAACAGTATGTGACCATAAAGGTTCACTTGCTATCCGACAGGGATGGCCTAAATTTTCATCTGAACATGGTCTGAATCTGGGCGATTTCTTGGTTTTCTACTATGTTGAGGGTCAGTACTTCATTGTTCAAATATATGATAAAAGTGGTTGTCAAAAGATCAAGTTCTACAGTGACTTCtgcaaagggaaaagaaaaacaaggactTATCCAGAAAAAACTTCCCAGGTTAAGCTGCTTCAGACAACTGATATAAATCCAGTCAACAAAAGGAGTAAAATATCTGCTGTATCAGAGTCCGAAAAGGTCACATGCAAGGCACATATTACAAAGTTTGCAACGAACATTGATGCTGACACTGGGAAGGGACAATTAGTATATCCAGCTGTATACGTGGACGAATCGTTTTGTATGGTTGATAGAGATGCTCAATATCATCAAGGAGACGACAGGTTGTGCTTACATCTGTCAAGTTTTGAAATGCCAGCAAGCAAACCTCTTGCAGAAGGAACTAGCAGTCTTTTAAAAGCTGACGATGGAAATTCTAATCATGTTGAAACCAATTTAAGATCACAAACAGAACCAAATTTAGTAGTTGTTGCTGACTACTTAAATTCAGAAGAATTGTTGCCAAAGTTTGAGGCTGAAATCACGGGAACTGATATGGTACCAGCGGAAGATATTCCACTTTTGAgtcaaaaagatcaaaatgattgtCCAAGTGGTATTATCTCTTCTTCATTCTTGAAACCTGCTGCAAATGTCAACAAAAATGATGACGTATCAAATGTCACCAAATACCAAAATCATTGGATGA GCATTAATCAAATTACTAGAGAGAAATCCAATGATGCATCTCAGTTCG CAAGGGAAACAAGACTAGTCAAGAAAGAATTTGAGGAGACAGCAGCAAAAGCATATTATCCTGCTAGAGCAATAAGTG CTAGGGAAACAAGACTAGTCAAGAAAGAATTTGAGGAGACAGCAGCAAAAGCATATTATCCTGCTAGAGCAATAAGTG ATTCAGGAAAGGAGCCAGCAAATGGTAATGAAAAAGTCATCAAAAGTGAGCCTGCTGATTCAGGAGACATGCCATCTCTTACGGCAGTCAGCTATTCATGTTTGCTGGAGGTCGATGGTAGAGATTTTCTG GAATTACCAGAATCCTGGCGAAAATATTTAATGAAAAAGGCAAAGCTGGAAAGGTGGATTATTTTTCTACGAGGACCGGATAAAAAAATCTGGCCAATCCTCTATCATCGCAGATCAGGTGTTGATGTTTTGACAAATGGATGGAAATTTTTTGCTGCAGCTTATGGCCTGAATCGTGGAGATGATTGTCTTTTTGAACTTGAAAATCAGCTTGAATGTATATTTGCTGTACGTAAATTGTAA
- the LOC107785253 gene encoding uncharacterized protein LOC107785253 isoform X9: MGCEKEASDECKQNSLLFHGKRVSSFFKVMIDKSFRKILYFPPMFARSVSHLTDQETYLEDSSGQRWRVTVCDHKGSLAIRQGWPKFSSEHGLNLGDFLVFYYVEGQYFIVQIYDKSGCQKIKFYSDFCKGKRKTRTYPEKTSQVKLLQTTDINPVNKRSKISAVSESEKVTCKAHITKFATNIDADTGKGQLVYPAVYVDESFCMVDRDAQYHQGDDRLCLHLSSFEMPASKPLAEGTSSLLKADDGNSNHVETNLRSQTEPNLVVVADYLNSEELLPKFEAEITGTDMVPAEDIPLLSQKDQNDCPSGINQITREKSNDASQFARETRLVKKEFEETAAKAYYPARAISARETRLVKKEFEETAAKAYYPARAISDSGKEPANGNEKVIKSEPADSGDMPSLTAVSYSCLLEVDGRDFLELPESWRKYLMKKAKLERWIIFLRGPDKKIWPILYHRRSGVDVLTNGWKFFAAAYGLNRGDDCLFELENQLECIFAVRKL; the protein is encoded by the exons ATGGGATGCGAGAAGGAAGCATCTGATGAGTGCAAGCAAAACAGCCTCTTGTTTCATGGAAAGAGGGTTTCTTCTTTCTTTAAAGTGATGATCGACAAAAGTTTCCGCAAAATTCTG TACTTTCCCCCCATGTTTGCTCGATCAGTTTCACACCTGACTGATCAGGAAACTTATCTGGAGGACTCGAGTGGACAGAGATGGAGGGTAACAGTATGTGACCATAAAGGTTCACTTGCTATCCGACAGGGATGGCCTAAATTTTCATCTGAACATGGTCTGAATCTGGGCGATTTCTTGGTTTTCTACTATGTTGAGGGTCAGTACTTCATTGTTCAAATATATGATAAAAGTGGTTGTCAAAAGATCAAGTTCTACAGTGACTTCtgcaaagggaaaagaaaaacaaggactTATCCAGAAAAAACTTCCCAGGTTAAGCTGCTTCAGACAACTGATATAAATCCAGTCAACAAAAGGAGTAAAATATCTGCTGTATCAGAGTCCGAAAAGGTCACATGCAAGGCACATATTACAAAGTTTGCAACGAACATTGATGCTGACACTGGGAAGGGACAATTAGTATATCCAGCTGTATACGTGGACGAATCGTTTTGTATGGTTGATAGAGATGCTCAATATCATCAAGGAGACGACAGGTTGTGCTTACATCTGTCAAGTTTTGAAATGCCAGCAAGCAAACCTCTTGCAGAAGGAACTAGCAGTCTTTTAAAAGCTGACGATGGAAATTCTAATCATGTTGAAACCAATTTAAGATCACAAACAGAACCAAATTTAGTAGTTGTTGCTGACTACTTAAATTCAGAAGAATTGTTGCCAAAGTTTGAGGCTGAAATCACGGGAACTGATATGGTACCAGCGGAAGATATTCCACTTTTGAgtcaaaaagatcaaaatgattgtCCAAGTG GCATTAATCAAATTACTAGAGAGAAATCCAATGATGCATCTCAGTTCG CAAGGGAAACAAGACTAGTCAAGAAAGAATTTGAGGAGACAGCAGCAAAAGCATATTATCCTGCTAGAGCAATAAGTG CTAGGGAAACAAGACTAGTCAAGAAAGAATTTGAGGAGACAGCAGCAAAAGCATATTATCCTGCTAGAGCAATAAGTG ATTCAGGAAAGGAGCCAGCAAATGGTAATGAAAAAGTCATCAAAAGTGAGCCTGCTGATTCAGGAGACATGCCATCTCTTACGGCAGTCAGCTATTCATGTTTGCTGGAGGTCGATGGTAGAGATTTTCTG GAATTACCAGAATCCTGGCGAAAATATTTAATGAAAAAGGCAAAGCTGGAAAGGTGGATTATTTTTCTACGAGGACCGGATAAAAAAATCTGGCCAATCCTCTATCATCGCAGATCAGGTGTTGATGTTTTGACAAATGGATGGAAATTTTTTGCTGCAGCTTATGGCCTGAATCGTGGAGATGATTGTCTTTTTGAACTTGAAAATCAGCTTGAATGTATATTTGCTGTACGTAAATTGTAA
- the LOC107785253 gene encoding uncharacterized protein LOC107785253 isoform X10, whose product MGCEKEASDECKQNSLLFHGKRVSSFFKVMIDKSFRKILYFPPMFARSVSHLTDQETYLEDSSGQRWRVTVCDHKGSLAIRQGWPKFSSEHGLNLGDFLVFYYVEGQYFIVQIYDKSGCQKIKFYSDFCKGKRKTRTYPEKTSQVKLLQTTDINPVNKRSKISAVSESEKVTCKAHITKFATNIDADTGKGQLVYPAVYVDESFCMVDRDAQYHQGDDRLCLHLSSFEMPASKPLAEGTSSLLKADDGNSNHVETNLRSQTEPNLVVVADYLNSEELLPKFEAEITGTDMVPAEDIPLLSQKDQNDCPSGINQITREKSNDASQFARETRLVKKEFEETAAKAYYPARAISARETRLVKKEFEETAAKAYYPARAISGKEPANGNEKVIKSEPADSGDMPSLTAVSYSCLLEVDGRDFLELPESWRKYLMKKAKLERWIIFLRGPDKKIWPILYHRRSGVDVLTNGWKFFAAAYGLNRGDDCLFELENQLECIFAVRKL is encoded by the exons ATGGGATGCGAGAAGGAAGCATCTGATGAGTGCAAGCAAAACAGCCTCTTGTTTCATGGAAAGAGGGTTTCTTCTTTCTTTAAAGTGATGATCGACAAAAGTTTCCGCAAAATTCTG TACTTTCCCCCCATGTTTGCTCGATCAGTTTCACACCTGACTGATCAGGAAACTTATCTGGAGGACTCGAGTGGACAGAGATGGAGGGTAACAGTATGTGACCATAAAGGTTCACTTGCTATCCGACAGGGATGGCCTAAATTTTCATCTGAACATGGTCTGAATCTGGGCGATTTCTTGGTTTTCTACTATGTTGAGGGTCAGTACTTCATTGTTCAAATATATGATAAAAGTGGTTGTCAAAAGATCAAGTTCTACAGTGACTTCtgcaaagggaaaagaaaaacaaggactTATCCAGAAAAAACTTCCCAGGTTAAGCTGCTTCAGACAACTGATATAAATCCAGTCAACAAAAGGAGTAAAATATCTGCTGTATCAGAGTCCGAAAAGGTCACATGCAAGGCACATATTACAAAGTTTGCAACGAACATTGATGCTGACACTGGGAAGGGACAATTAGTATATCCAGCTGTATACGTGGACGAATCGTTTTGTATGGTTGATAGAGATGCTCAATATCATCAAGGAGACGACAGGTTGTGCTTACATCTGTCAAGTTTTGAAATGCCAGCAAGCAAACCTCTTGCAGAAGGAACTAGCAGTCTTTTAAAAGCTGACGATGGAAATTCTAATCATGTTGAAACCAATTTAAGATCACAAACAGAACCAAATTTAGTAGTTGTTGCTGACTACTTAAATTCAGAAGAATTGTTGCCAAAGTTTGAGGCTGAAATCACGGGAACTGATATGGTACCAGCGGAAGATATTCCACTTTTGAgtcaaaaagatcaaaatgattgtCCAAGTG GCATTAATCAAATTACTAGAGAGAAATCCAATGATGCATCTCAGTTCG CAAGGGAAACAAGACTAGTCAAGAAAGAATTTGAGGAGACAGCAGCAAAAGCATATTATCCTGCTAGAGCAATAAGTG CTAGGGAAACAAGACTAGTCAAGAAAGAATTTGAGGAGACAGCAGCAAAAGCATATTATCCTGCTAGAGCAATAAGTG GAAAGGAGCCAGCAAATGGTAATGAAAAAGTCATCAAAAGTGAGCCTGCTGATTCAGGAGACATGCCATCTCTTACGGCAGTCAGCTATTCATGTTTGCTGGAGGTCGATGGTAGAGATTTTCTG GAATTACCAGAATCCTGGCGAAAATATTTAATGAAAAAGGCAAAGCTGGAAAGGTGGATTATTTTTCTACGAGGACCGGATAAAAAAATCTGGCCAATCCTCTATCATCGCAGATCAGGTGTTGATGTTTTGACAAATGGATGGAAATTTTTTGCTGCAGCTTATGGCCTGAATCGTGGAGATGATTGTCTTTTTGAACTTGAAAATCAGCTTGAATGTATATTTGCTGTACGTAAATTGTAA
- the LOC107785253 gene encoding uncharacterized protein LOC107785253 isoform X11, translating into MGCEKEASDECKQNSLLFHGKRVSSFFKVMIDKSFRKILYFPPMFARSVSHLTDQETYLEDSSGQRWRVTVCDHKGSLAIRQGWPKFSSEHGLNLGDFLVFYYVEGQYFIVQIYDKSGCQKIKFYSDFCKGKRKTRTYPEKTSQVKLLQTTDINPVNKRSKISAVSESEKVTCKAHITKFATNIDADTGKGQLVYPAVYVDESFCMVDRDAQYHQGDDRLCLHLSSFEMPASKPLAEGTSSLLKADDGNSNHVETNLRSQTEPNLVVVADYLNSEELLPKFEAEITGTDMVPAEDIPLLSQKDQNDCPSARETRLVKKEFEETAAKAYYPARAISARETRLVKKEFEETAAKAYYPARAISDSGKEPANGNEKVIKSEPADSGDMPSLTAVSYSCLLEVDGRDFLELPESWRKYLMKKAKLERWIIFLRGPDKKIWPILYHRRSGVDVLTNGWKFFAAAYGLNRGDDCLFELENQLECIFAVRKL; encoded by the exons ATGGGATGCGAGAAGGAAGCATCTGATGAGTGCAAGCAAAACAGCCTCTTGTTTCATGGAAAGAGGGTTTCTTCTTTCTTTAAAGTGATGATCGACAAAAGTTTCCGCAAAATTCTG TACTTTCCCCCCATGTTTGCTCGATCAGTTTCACACCTGACTGATCAGGAAACTTATCTGGAGGACTCGAGTGGACAGAGATGGAGGGTAACAGTATGTGACCATAAAGGTTCACTTGCTATCCGACAGGGATGGCCTAAATTTTCATCTGAACATGGTCTGAATCTGGGCGATTTCTTGGTTTTCTACTATGTTGAGGGTCAGTACTTCATTGTTCAAATATATGATAAAAGTGGTTGTCAAAAGATCAAGTTCTACAGTGACTTCtgcaaagggaaaagaaaaacaaggactTATCCAGAAAAAACTTCCCAGGTTAAGCTGCTTCAGACAACTGATATAAATCCAGTCAACAAAAGGAGTAAAATATCTGCTGTATCAGAGTCCGAAAAGGTCACATGCAAGGCACATATTACAAAGTTTGCAACGAACATTGATGCTGACACTGGGAAGGGACAATTAGTATATCCAGCTGTATACGTGGACGAATCGTTTTGTATGGTTGATAGAGATGCTCAATATCATCAAGGAGACGACAGGTTGTGCTTACATCTGTCAAGTTTTGAAATGCCAGCAAGCAAACCTCTTGCAGAAGGAACTAGCAGTCTTTTAAAAGCTGACGATGGAAATTCTAATCATGTTGAAACCAATTTAAGATCACAAACAGAACCAAATTTAGTAGTTGTTGCTGACTACTTAAATTCAGAAGAATTGTTGCCAAAGTTTGAGGCTGAAATCACGGGAACTGATATGGTACCAGCGGAAGATATTCCACTTTTGAgtcaaaaagatcaaaatgattgtCCAAGTG CAAGGGAAACAAGACTAGTCAAGAAAGAATTTGAGGAGACAGCAGCAAAAGCATATTATCCTGCTAGAGCAATAAGTG CTAGGGAAACAAGACTAGTCAAGAAAGAATTTGAGGAGACAGCAGCAAAAGCATATTATCCTGCTAGAGCAATAAGTG ATTCAGGAAAGGAGCCAGCAAATGGTAATGAAAAAGTCATCAAAAGTGAGCCTGCTGATTCAGGAGACATGCCATCTCTTACGGCAGTCAGCTATTCATGTTTGCTGGAGGTCGATGGTAGAGATTTTCTG GAATTACCAGAATCCTGGCGAAAATATTTAATGAAAAAGGCAAAGCTGGAAAGGTGGATTATTTTTCTACGAGGACCGGATAAAAAAATCTGGCCAATCCTCTATCATCGCAGATCAGGTGTTGATGTTTTGACAAATGGATGGAAATTTTTTGCTGCAGCTTATGGCCTGAATCGTGGAGATGATTGTCTTTTTGAACTTGAAAATCAGCTTGAATGTATATTTGCTGTACGTAAATTGTAA
- the LOC107785253 gene encoding uncharacterized protein LOC107785253 isoform X8: protein MFARSVSHLTDQETYLEDSSGQRWRVTVCDHKGSLAIRQGWPKFSSEHGLNLGDFLVFYYVEGQYFIVQIYDKSGCQKIKFYSDFCKGKRKTRTYPEKTSQVKLLQTTDINPVNKRSKISAVSESEKVTCKAHITKFATNIDADTGKGQLVYPAVYVDESFCMVDRDAQYHQGDDRLCLHLSSFEMPASKPLAEGTSSLLKADDGNSNHVETNLRSQTEPNLVVVADYLNSEELLPKFEAEITGTDMVPAEDIPLLSQKDQNDCPSGIISSSFLKPAANVNKNDDVSNVTKYQNHWMSTDTNCHMMLQSDNKDGRCTGINQITREKSNDASQFARETRLVKKEFEETAAKAYYPARAISARETRLVKKEFEETAAKAYYPARAISDSGKEPANGNEKVIKSEPADSGDMPSLTAVSYSCLLEVDGRDFLELPESWRKYLMKKAKLERWIIFLRGPDKKIWPILYHRRSGVDVLTNGWKFFAAAYGLNRGDDCLFELENQLECIFAVRKL, encoded by the exons ATGTTTGCTCGATCAGTTTCACACCTGACTGATCAGGAAACTTATCTGGAGGACTCGAGTGGACAGAGATGGAGGGTAACAGTATGTGACCATAAAGGTTCACTTGCTATCCGACAGGGATGGCCTAAATTTTCATCTGAACATGGTCTGAATCTGGGCGATTTCTTGGTTTTCTACTATGTTGAGGGTCAGTACTTCATTGTTCAAATATATGATAAAAGTGGTTGTCAAAAGATCAAGTTCTACAGTGACTTCtgcaaagggaaaagaaaaacaaggactTATCCAGAAAAAACTTCCCAGGTTAAGCTGCTTCAGACAACTGATATAAATCCAGTCAACAAAAGGAGTAAAATATCTGCTGTATCAGAGTCCGAAAAGGTCACATGCAAGGCACATATTACAAAGTTTGCAACGAACATTGATGCTGACACTGGGAAGGGACAATTAGTATATCCAGCTGTATACGTGGACGAATCGTTTTGTATGGTTGATAGAGATGCTCAATATCATCAAGGAGACGACAGGTTGTGCTTACATCTGTCAAGTTTTGAAATGCCAGCAAGCAAACCTCTTGCAGAAGGAACTAGCAGTCTTTTAAAAGCTGACGATGGAAATTCTAATCATGTTGAAACCAATTTAAGATCACAAACAGAACCAAATTTAGTAGTTGTTGCTGACTACTTAAATTCAGAAGAATTGTTGCCAAAGTTTGAGGCTGAAATCACGGGAACTGATATGGTACCAGCGGAAGATATTCCACTTTTGAgtcaaaaagatcaaaatgattgtCCAAGTGGTATTATCTCTTCTTCATTCTTGAAACCTGCTGCAAATGTCAACAAAAATGATGACGTATCAAATGTCACCAAATACCAAAATCATTGGATGAGTACTGACACTA ACTGTCATATGATGTTGCAATCTGACAACAAAGATGGTCGCTGCACAGGCATTAATCAAATTACTAGAGAGAAATCCAATGATGCATCTCAGTTCG CAAGGGAAACAAGACTAGTCAAGAAAGAATTTGAGGAGACAGCAGCAAAAGCATATTATCCTGCTAGAGCAATAAGTG CTAGGGAAACAAGACTAGTCAAGAAAGAATTTGAGGAGACAGCAGCAAAAGCATATTATCCTGCTAGAGCAATAAGTG ATTCAGGAAAGGAGCCAGCAAATGGTAATGAAAAAGTCATCAAAAGTGAGCCTGCTGATTCAGGAGACATGCCATCTCTTACGGCAGTCAGCTATTCATGTTTGCTGGAGGTCGATGGTAGAGATTTTCTG GAATTACCAGAATCCTGGCGAAAATATTTAATGAAAAAGGCAAAGCTGGAAAGGTGGATTATTTTTCTACGAGGACCGGATAAAAAAATCTGGCCAATCCTCTATCATCGCAGATCAGGTGTTGATGTTTTGACAAATGGATGGAAATTTTTTGCTGCAGCTTATGGCCTGAATCGTGGAGATGATTGTCTTTTTGAACTTGAAAATCAGCTTGAATGTATATTTGCTGTACGTAAATTGTAA